A stretch of the Chanos chanos chromosome 1, fChaCha1.1, whole genome shotgun sequence genome encodes the following:
- the nampt1 gene encoding nicotinamide phosphoribosyltransferase isoform X1 codes for MEHRDNGFNILLATDSYKVTHYKQYPPNTSKVYSYFECREKKTDPSKTRKVKYDKTVFYGLQYILHKYLKGKVVTPEKIQEAREVYREHFQDDVFNEKGWNYILEKYNGHLPIEIKAVPEGSVIPRGNVLFTVESTDPECYWLTNWVETILVQIWYPITVATNSREQKKILAKYLMETSGNLEGLEYKLHDFGYRGVSSQETAGIGASAHLVNFKGTDTVAGIGVIKKYYGTKDPVPGFSVPAAEHSTITAWGKDHEKDAFEHIVKQFPSVPVSIVSDSYDIYNACEKIWGEDLRSLIETRSADAPLVVRPDSGNPLDTVLKVLEILGKKFPPKENSKGYKVLPPYIRVIQGDGVDINTLQEIVEGMKQHRWSIENIAFGSGGALLQKLTRDLLNCSFKCSYVVTNGLGVNVFKDPVADPNKRSKKGRLSLHRTQSGDFVTLEEGKGDLEEYGVDLLHTVFRNGKILKTYTFDEVRDNAKLKDSEVEELLH; via the exons GTTACACATTATAAGCAGTATCCACCCAACACTAGTAAAGTGTATTCCTATTTTGAGTGTCGTGAGAAGAAGACAGACCCAAGCAAGACCAGGAAAGTCAAATATGACAAAACCGTATTCTATGGTCTGCAATACATCCTACACAAATACCTGAAAG GGAAGGTAGTAACCCCAGAGAAGATTCAGGAAGCGAGGGAGGTGTACCGAGAACATTTCCAGGATGACGTGTTTAATGAGAAAGGCTGGAACTACATTCTGGAG AAGTATAATGGTCACCTGCCCATTGAAATCAAGGCTGTGCCGGAGGGAAGTGTTATCCCACGTGGGAACGTGCTCTTCACCGTGGAAAGCACAGACCCAGAGTGCTACTGGCTTACAAACTGGGTAGAG actATCCTAGTGCAGATCTGGTATCCAATCACTGTGGCAACCAACTCACGAGAGCAGAAGAAGATCTTGGCCAAATACCTGATGGAAACATCTGGAAATCTGGAGGGACTGGAATACAAGTTGCATGATTTCGGCTACCGGGGAGTCTCGTCACAAGAG acggCTGGTATCGGTGCCTCTGCACATTTGGTGAACTTTAAAGGAACAGACACGGTGGCTGGCATCGGGGTGATTAAAAAGTACTATGGTACTAAGGATCCAGTGCCAGGCTTCTCAGTGCCTGCTGCAGAGCACAG CACAATCACTGCATGGGGAAAAGACCATGAGAAAGATGCTTTTGAGCACATCGTCAAGCAGTTCCCATCGGTGCCTGTGTCCATCGTCAGTGACAGCTATGACATCTATAATGCCTGTGAGAAGATCTGGGGTGAAGACCTGCGCAGCCTCATAGAGACACGAAGCGCTGACGCTCCACTGGTGGTGCGACCCGACTCAGGAAACCCACTGGACACGGTGCTAAAG GTCTTGGAAATTTTAGGCAAGAAATTTCCTCCAAAGGAAAATTCCAAAGGCTACAAGGTGCTGCCACCCTATATTCGGGTCATTCAGGGGGATGGTGTGGACATCAACACCCTGCAGGAG ATCGTGGAGGGGATGAAGCAGCACAGATGGAGCATTGAAAACATTGCGTTTGGTTCTGGAGGAGCTCTGCTGCAGAAACTTACCAGGGATCTGCTCAACTGCTCCTTTAAGTGCAGTTATGTCGTGACAAATGGCTTGGGG GTTAATGTTTTCAAGGACCCTGTGGCAGACCCTAACAAAAGGTCAAAGAAGGGTCGGCTCTCCTTACACAGGACACAGAGTGGCGACTTTGTCACCCTTGAGGAGGGGAAGGGTGACCTGGAAGAATATGGAGTG GACCTGTTGCACACAGTGTTTAGGAATGGGAAAATACTAAAGACCTACACCTTTGATGAAGTCAGAGACAATGCCAAACTGAAAGACAGCGAGGTGGAGGAGCTTCTCCACTGA
- the nampt1 gene encoding nicotinamide phosphoribosyltransferase isoform X2 — protein MEHRDNGFNILLATDSYKVTHYKQYPPNTSKVYSYFECREKKTDPSKTRKVKYDKTVFYGLQYILHKYLKGKVVTPEKIQEAREVYREHFQDDVFNEKGWNYILEKYNGHLPIEIKAVPEGSVIPRGNVLFTVESTDPECYWLTNWVETILVQIWYPITVATNSREQKKILAKYLMETSGNLEGLEYKLHDFGYRGVSSQETAGIGASAHLVNFKGTDTVAGIGVIKKYYGTKDPVPGFSVPAAEHSTITAWGKDHEKDAFEHIVKQFPSVPVSIVSDSYDIYNACEKIWGEDLRSLIETRSADAPLVVRPDSGNPLDTVLKVLEILGKKFPPKENSKGYKVLPPYIRVIQGDGVDINTLQEIVEGMKQHRWSIENIAFGSGGALLQKLTRDLLNCSFKCSYVVTNGLGVNVFKDPVADPNKRSKKGRLSLHRTQSGDFVTLEEGKGDLEEYGDLLHTVFRNGKILKTYTFDEVRDNAKLKDSEVEELLH, from the exons GTTACACATTATAAGCAGTATCCACCCAACACTAGTAAAGTGTATTCCTATTTTGAGTGTCGTGAGAAGAAGACAGACCCAAGCAAGACCAGGAAAGTCAAATATGACAAAACCGTATTCTATGGTCTGCAATACATCCTACACAAATACCTGAAAG GGAAGGTAGTAACCCCAGAGAAGATTCAGGAAGCGAGGGAGGTGTACCGAGAACATTTCCAGGATGACGTGTTTAATGAGAAAGGCTGGAACTACATTCTGGAG AAGTATAATGGTCACCTGCCCATTGAAATCAAGGCTGTGCCGGAGGGAAGTGTTATCCCACGTGGGAACGTGCTCTTCACCGTGGAAAGCACAGACCCAGAGTGCTACTGGCTTACAAACTGGGTAGAG actATCCTAGTGCAGATCTGGTATCCAATCACTGTGGCAACCAACTCACGAGAGCAGAAGAAGATCTTGGCCAAATACCTGATGGAAACATCTGGAAATCTGGAGGGACTGGAATACAAGTTGCATGATTTCGGCTACCGGGGAGTCTCGTCACAAGAG acggCTGGTATCGGTGCCTCTGCACATTTGGTGAACTTTAAAGGAACAGACACGGTGGCTGGCATCGGGGTGATTAAAAAGTACTATGGTACTAAGGATCCAGTGCCAGGCTTCTCAGTGCCTGCTGCAGAGCACAG CACAATCACTGCATGGGGAAAAGACCATGAGAAAGATGCTTTTGAGCACATCGTCAAGCAGTTCCCATCGGTGCCTGTGTCCATCGTCAGTGACAGCTATGACATCTATAATGCCTGTGAGAAGATCTGGGGTGAAGACCTGCGCAGCCTCATAGAGACACGAAGCGCTGACGCTCCACTGGTGGTGCGACCCGACTCAGGAAACCCACTGGACACGGTGCTAAAG GTCTTGGAAATTTTAGGCAAGAAATTTCCTCCAAAGGAAAATTCCAAAGGCTACAAGGTGCTGCCACCCTATATTCGGGTCATTCAGGGGGATGGTGTGGACATCAACACCCTGCAGGAG ATCGTGGAGGGGATGAAGCAGCACAGATGGAGCATTGAAAACATTGCGTTTGGTTCTGGAGGAGCTCTGCTGCAGAAACTTACCAGGGATCTGCTCAACTGCTCCTTTAAGTGCAGTTATGTCGTGACAAATGGCTTGGGG GTTAATGTTTTCAAGGACCCTGTGGCAGACCCTAACAAAAGGTCAAAGAAGGGTCGGCTCTCCTTACACAGGACACAGAGTGGCGACTTTGTCACCCTTGAGGAGGGGAAGGGTGACCTGGAAGAATATGGA GACCTGTTGCACACAGTGTTTAGGAATGGGAAAATACTAAAGACCTACACCTTTGATGAAGTCAGAGACAATGCCAAACTGAAAGACAGCGAGGTGGAGGAGCTTCTCCACTGA
- the sypl1 gene encoding synaptophysin-like protein 1, which yields MMTGFRLNLAPVKEPLGFIKVVEWFTAVFAFGSCGGYAGRNVVSVFCGGGVNETLNATFSYPFRLNQMLLVEGNTTICNHTVAETHLVGDSSSSAEFFVAVATLAFLYCMAALLVYVGYMHVYRDSDFGPMFDFVVTSILTFLWLVCASAWARGLQTVKDATDTAGILSTLALCKENDVTCEVTDFASFRSLNVSVVFGYLNLVVWAGNAWFVYKETRWHSQKLSSQGVGRGTVPAPI from the exons ATGATGACAGGATTCCGATTAAACCTGGCTCCTGTTAAGGAACCGCTGGGTTTCATCAAAGTGGTGGAGTGG TTTACAGCTGTGTTTGCCTTTGGAAGCTGTGGTGGCTATGCTGGCAGAAATGTGGTTTCAGTATTCTGTGGTGGAGGCGTGAATGAGACCTTAAATGCAACTTTTTCATACCCCTTCAG GTTAAACCAAATGCTGCTTGTTGAAGGGAACACAACCATTTGTAATCATACAGTGGCTGAGACCCATCTGGTGGGAGACTCATCATCCTCAGCAGAGTTCTTTGTAGCTGTTGCCACCCTGGCATTCCTCTACTGTATGGCGGCACTTCTGGTTTATGTGGGCTACATGCACGTTTACCGGGACTCTGACTTTGGGcctatgttt GATTTTGTAGTGACATCCATCCTCACTTTCCTCTGGCTGGTGTGCGCTTCAGCATGGGCAAGGGGGCTGCAGACAGTGAAGGATGCCACTGACACGGCAGGAATTCTTTCCACTCTTGCCCTCTGCAAAGAAAACGATGTAACATGTGAGGTCACAGATTTTGCCAGCTTCCGCAGTCTTAATGTATCTGTG GTGTTTGGCTACTTGAACCTGGTGGTGTGGGCTGGCAATGCCTGGTTTGTTTACAAGGAGACACGTTGGCATTCTCAGAAACTCTCTTCTCAAGGGGTGGGTCGTGGCACTGTCCCCGCCCCTATCTAA
- the atxn7l1 gene encoding ataxin-7-like protein 1, translating into MATLDRQLLSLDTFLSKPWSVFIDAAKLHHTHNFFIENHGKQLLNSGEGTKLNKEDMHLYGQFPTHEDFSLVICNVCNQVVKPQGLLTHYQKRHGSPGSSKTPLVPMKPKMSLSQSDVDALPFRVPRDYPHSRFNKAPLAVYPPKGARAKACVSLPVVSLEKMPCFSRTEGAHVKVNSTSSNSGTSLSSSSSASSSPSSTSTIKSSHTSQASHKAQDKFLNGRGPATPRSITPPSSIDRRPSPSRSPLDKRPAPSPSSVDRRPNASPSPSSLDKRPNVSPLPVPLDRKPPSTAKGNRHKRVSGRVFDPNKHCGVLDPETRKPCTRSLTCKTHSLTHRRAVPGRRKDFDILLAEHKGRAKEKEAGHKRDPTAANQAAQMVQSHDTTSTVPSSCHNGKTTPTLKLRLANAHVNRTSGGGGAVVLSSMSVPAPEPVASWQRPLGDERLSSDEGEAELPEEAERAYCHYATRHPRPMSCCTFNSRLMGRGHYVFDRRWDRMRLAVHCMVEKHVNSQMWKKVPLAAESVLSVSPSASEVSPSLGSPLIPTPGLTPALDGVSMVSYSTAFPHNGAGVFCIRDPDPGLKLPRTKLSRSPRGSGEGAKKRKPPPTPVMGSCGSKNGNGYNPPGPAPISNGTAALSVKARPLGRGGQGPRDSDRYGSMELGLPQALTGEHGVSFPHSTLPCGLTEGRKRKSSGSSERTSKMSKTMGMDGMLRKNSASLPSSVPETPHGPLSRQPKIHH; encoded by the exons ATGGCGACATTGGATCGCCAACTACTCAGCCTGGATACGTTCCTGTCTAAACCGTGGTCAGTCTTCATTGACGCAGCaaaattacaccacacacaca ACTTTTTCATCGAAAATCATGGAAAGCAGCTGTTGAACTCTGGAGAGGGCACTAAACTTAATAAAGAGG aTATGCACTTGTATGGCCAATTTCCAACCCATGAGGATTTCTCTCTCGTCATATGCAATGTCTGCAACCAAGTGGTTAAACCTCAGGGGCTCCTGACACATTACC AGAAGAGACACGGATCTCCCGGCTCCTCCAAAACCCCTTTGGTTCCTATGAAGCCAAAAATGTCCCTGAGCCAGAGTGACGTGGATGCACTGCCGTTCCGCGTGCCCAGAGATTACCCCCACTCACGCTTCAACAAAGCACCTCTCGCTGTGTATCCACCCAAAGGAGCTCGCGCCAAGGCATG tgtgtCCTTGCCTGTGGTGAGTCTGGAGAAGATGCCATGTTTTAGCAGAACAGAAGGAGCTCATGTCAAAGTCaactccacctcctccaacTCTGGCACCtctttgtcctcctcttcttccgCGTCTTCCTCTCCATCCTCCACTAGTACCATCAAATCCTCTCACACATCACAGGCTTCCCATAAAGCCCAGGACAAGTTCCTTAATGGTCGTGGACCCGCCACACCCCGCTCTATCACACCACCTTCTTCGATTGACAGACGGCCCAGCCCGTCGCGCTCTCCACTGGACAAACGCCCCGCCCCTTCGCCCTCGTCAGTGGACAGGAGACCCAATGCTTCCCCTTCTCCTTCCTCACTGGACAAAAGGCCCAATGTTTCACCTTTGCCTGTACCTCTAGACAGGAAGCCCCCGAGCACAGCCAAGGGCAACAGACATAAGAGAGTGTCAG GGAGAGTATTTGACCCCAATAAACACTGTGGGGTTTTGGACCCAGAGACAAGAAAACCATGTACCCGATCTCTCACTTGCAAG actcactctctAACTCATCGCCGTGCGGTGCCTGGGCGGAGGAAAGATTTCGATATTCTCCTGGCAGAGCATAAGGGACGTGCTAAGGAGAAAGAGGCAGGGCACAAACGGGATCCTACGGCAGCCAACCAGGCTGCTCAGATGGTTCAGTCACATGACACTACATCTACTGTGCCCTCCAGCTGCCACAACGGCAAGACCACGCCCACTCTTAAACTAAGACTAGCAAATGCGCATGTTAACag aacctctgggggtgggggtgcggtGGTCCTAAGCTCCATGTCAGTACCAGCCCCTGAGCCTGTGGCCAGCTGGCAGAGGCCTCTGGGGGATGAGCGTCTATCCAGTGATGAAGGAGAGGCAGAGCTGCctgaagaggcagagagggcTTACTGTCATTATGCTACGCGCCACCCACGGCCCATGAGT TGCTGTACATTCAACAGCAGGTTGATGGGGAGAGGGCACTATGTGTTTGACAGGCGATGGGACAGAATGAGGCTGGCAGTCCACTGCATGGTGGAGAAGCATGTCAACTCTCAGATGTGGAA GAAAGTACCCCTGGCTGCAGAGAGTGTGCTCAGTGTTTCTCCCAGTGCCTCGGAGGTCTCTCCTTCTCTGGGTTCGCCCCTCATCCCCACACCAGGCCTCACTCCTGCACTGGATGGAGTGTCCATGGTCTCCTACTCCACTGCCTTCCCCCATAATGGAGCAGGGGTCTTCTGCATCAGGGATCCAGACCCCGGTCTCAAACTGCCGAGAACAAAACTCAGCAGGTCCCCTAGAGGTTCAGGTGAGGGAGCCAAAAAGAGGAAGCCCCCTCCCACCCCAGTCATGGGGTCTTGCGGAAGCAAAAACGGGAACGGCTACAACCCTCCGGGTCCGGCTCCCATCAGCAATGGGACCGCTGCTCTGAGCGTGAAGGCCAGGCCGCTGGGGCGCGGTGGGCAGGGACCCAGAGACTCAGACAGGTACGGCAGCATGGAGCTAGGCCTGCCCCAGGCGCTAACAGGGGAGCACGGTGTCTCCTTCCCCCATAGCACCCTGCCCTGCGGCCTGACGGAAGGGAGGAAGCGCAAGAGCTCTGGCTCCAGCGAACGTACCAGCAAGATGAGTAAAACGATGGGGATGGATGGAATGTTACGGAAGAACAGTGCCAGTCTGCCCTCTTCTGTGCCTGAGACACCCCACGGGCCGCTCTCCAGACAG CCCAAGATTCATCACTGA